The genome window CGCGAGGCCGCCTTCAGCGAGTGGCTGGAAGACTTCGCCGCCGAAGCCCGCCAGGCGGGTGTCACGGCCGAGGTCGTGGACAAGGCTTTCGGCGAAGCGCGTTATCTGCCTGATGTCATCGAGCGCGATCGTCATCAGCCCGAGTTCACGCGCGCGATCTGGGACTACCTCGATTCCGCCGTCTCCAAGACGCGGGCGGAAACCGGCCGCCAGATGCTGGCGGAGCACGCCGAGGCCATCGATGCCGCCGACAAGCGTTACGGCGTGCCCGGCAAAGTGCTGGTCGCCATCTGGGGCATCGAGAGCAACTTCGGCCGCAACTTCGGCGACACCGCGACTATCGACGCTCTGGCCACGCTGGCCTTCGAGGGCCGTCGCCAGAGCTTCGCGGAGCGCGAGCTGCTCGCAGCTCTGAAAATTCTGGCGGACGGCGATATCGCCCGTCAGAAGATGCGCGGCTCCTGGGCCGGCGCCATGGGTCACACCCAGTTCCTGCCCACCAGTTTCCGCGCCTATGCCGTGGATGCCGATGGCGACACGCGGCGCGACATCTGGGGCAGCATCCCGGACGTCATGGCCTCGACCGCGAACTATCTGGCGGAGGCCGGTTGGCGCAGCGACGAAGGATGGGGCGTAGAGCTGCGCCTGCCCGAAGACTTCGATTACCGCGATGCCGACCGCGGCGAACGCCGCGACAGCGCGCAGTGGCAGGAAGCCGGACTGCGCACAGCCGCGGGCGGCACGCTGCCGGCCATGGAGAACGCTCGGGTACTGCTGCCGGCCGGGGCCGAGGGCCCCGCCTTCCTGGTCGGAAAGAACTTCGATGCCATCCTGCGCTACAACAACGCCACCAGTTACGCCCTGGCCGTGGGCTTGCTCGCCGACCGCATCGACGGTGGCGACGGCATCGGAGATCCGTGGCCGCGCGAGCAGGAAGCACTGAGCCGCGACGAGATCGAGACCATGCAGCGCCTTCTCAATGCCCGCGGCTTCGACGTTGGCAAGCCGGACGGCCTCGCCGGGCCTCGAACGCGCAGCGGCCTGCGCGAGTTCCAGGCATCCATCGGTGCCGTGCCCGATGCCTTCCCCACGCAAGAGCTGCTGGACACCCTGCAGAAAACGGATCGAGCAACCGAGAGCAAGCCATGAACACCATCGCCAATCGCATTCTCTTCTGTCTCGCGCTGGCCTCCGCGCCGACGCTGCACGCCGCCGACGACCAAGCGCCGCTCACCGCCGAGGTACTGGCGCAGTGCGCCGAGCAGGTGAAGACGCTGCGCAGCGAGGCCGAGCGCCTCAATGCGCAGGCCGCCGAGCAAGCCGAGCGACGCGAGCGCTTGGAAGCGCAGCGTCAGAAGCTGCGAGAAAACAGTGAGAGCCGCAAGCGCTACAACGAGGCCGCGCGCGCCTTCAACGACAAGGTCGCCGCCTTCCAGGAGGAGCTCGCCGAGATCAACGCGCTGAAGACGCGCTACGCGGAGAACTGCGCGAGCCGCGACTATCGCCGGGAAGATCTCGACGCACTGCCGCAGGCGCAGCGGGAAGCGATGCGTCGTGGCTTATCCGGCGTGCGTGTTCCCTACGACCCCCGCACCGCGACCGACGGCGACTAGGAAAACGTTCTACACGTCGCGACTGACGGCAGGTGGGGTGCGCCACCGGAGCGCGGGAAGCACAATGTCTGCGGTAGTCCATGCGGGTTATCAGGCACGTCCATGTGCCTGACCCCTTCAAGCTAAGGCGCCGTTTCGTTTCGGACGAAACAGCTCAAGCACCGCCGGCGGTCAATCTGCCGAGCACGGCGGTTTTACAGAGCCCGCCCTAGCCGACCGTTGCCGTGCTACCGACTCCGAGCAGCATGTAGATCATCATGCTGACCACCCAGCCGATGAGGACAACCACCACGGCGCGCCAGGTCGCCGTGTAGTCCAGCGCCGAACGCACCGCGATAACCACGGCCACGATCTGCCAGATGCCGGAGGCCAGCACGATGAAGGGGCCGATCACCGGGATGAACCCGAAGATGCGCAGCAGGCCCGGCGTCTGCGCGAAGCCGGTGGTGCGCGCGACCTGACCCCAGTCCGCCTCTGTGCTCGGCTCGGCCAGCAGTTTGGTGCCGATGAGCCAGATCAGGCCGGCCCAGACGGCCCAGCCCAAAACGGCGGCGACGATGCCGAGCAGCATGCCGGAGAAGCCGACGTAGCCCAGCGAACCGAGCCCGGTGGCAACTGCCACCAGCACAACCACGCCCAGCGCCTGGACCGTGGCGTCGCTGTCCTTTTCGACTTCCTCATAGGTAGCGACATCCAGCTTCGCCGCTCCCAGCATGCGCTGCATGATGTTCTGCATGAGCCCCTCACTATTTCAAGTGTTGAGACCCATCCTGCGGCAGGCGCGCGGCGACGTCCAGCCGCCGCGCATCCGAAAAACTCAATCGGCGCAGCTTTCCGAGCCCGGATAGCGTTCGTCGTCCGCCACGACGACATCGTTGATCCACTGCCGGAGCAGCGCGTGTGCTTCGCTGTGGACGACGCTGCGCGCGATGGGCGGCATCTGCGCCGCCGGCGTATCGGCCTCGGGGCCATTGCGGTAGGCGAGGATGGAGCCATCGGCATCGCCGGGCTTGACGTCCACCGTGCGACCGCCGCTGCCCTCGGTGCCGGCAGCGGTCGGCCCCTTGCAGATACCGTAGCTCTGGTCGACCTGCCGGAAGACATCGAGGTAGTAGCCGGTGTTCGCTGCGAAGCCGCGCGGGTTGTGGCAATGCTGGCAGTTGACCTCCAGCCATGCGCGCGTGCGCGCCTCGATGTCGGCATCCGAGCCGGCCGGGTGGCCGGCGTCGCCCGGGATGTTGAAGCGCGGCACGTGCTCCAGATTGGTGGCGACCTGCGAGATCGGATCGACGCCCAGATCATCCGGACAACCAGTCATGAGATCGTTGTCGCACATCCAGGCGATCTGGTTGTTGCCGGCGATAGGATGACGACCCTGATCGGTGACCACCATCGACTCGGAGCGGTAGGCGCGGTTGAGATTGCGCACCTTCGGACCGATGGGCGGCGAACCCGCCTCCAGGTCGTTGTTGGCATGGCAGCTCAGGCACTGGTTGGCAGTCGGGACGCTGTAGTTGTCGGTGCTACCGCTGTGGCGCACCCCGCTCTCGACATTCTCGTAGTCCCATTCGACCGCGATGCCCTCGCGCCCGCTCATCTGCAGGGTGGCCACGCGCCCGCCGTTGCCGTCGCTTTCCCAGACGTAGGGAATACCGTCCCAGCGCAGCGTGCCCTCACTCGATTCGCGCTTGATGATCAGCCGCGTCTCGATGTGCTCCTCGCTGGCGTCGGCCACGAAGGAGAAGGTCTTGGCGATGATCGTGCCCACCGGGAAGACGATGCTGCCCGTCGGCTGATCGGCGCCTGGCGCCTTGTAGGTCGCACGCGTGCCCGGCGGCATGTAGGCGACGCGGTACTTCACCGCGTAGTCCGAGAACAGCTTGGTGTTCAGCACGAAGGGGAAGCCGCGACCATTGGGCTCGCTGGTGGGGTCTTCCGGATCCGCGAAGAGGTTGTAGTGATCCAGACGCGGGCAGTTCACCGGCGCGGCATCGAAATTCACTTCGCCCGCGGACACGTCGGCCTCGCAGAGGGTGGCGACCTGCTCCGGCGACGGCGCCGGATCGAAATCACCGCTGGGCTCGAAGGGCGGAATGACCACCGGCTCGATGGGCTCCAGCGTTTCGCCGAAGCGCGCCTCGCAGTCGTGCACACTCATGTCGAGATCGGCCGCCAGCTGCGGCACGCCGGTCAGAATGGCCTGCAGCGTGGTCGGGTCGAGCAGCGTACCGAGCGGGTTCTCGTCGAGCAGCGCCAGCGCCGCTTCCAGGCCGCGCAGGCCGTGGAAGTTGGTGTAGGTCAGGCTGTCGTCGGAGAAGGTATTGCTGTCGTCGATGCAGGAGGGGAAGAAGATCGGCACCTTGCGCGGATTGTCTTCCTGGCTGGTGTCGAACTTGTAGGCGTTGTAGTGGCACTCCGGATTCGGGTCGGAGTCGGTGTGCCGCGGCTTGCCGGGGAAGTTCTCTTCCTCGGGCACCGGATCGCCGTTGGCATCGACCGGGTAGGGACAGTCCGGATCGTACTCGTCGAACAGGCCGTCAAAGACGATATGCCCGCCGCGCACGCCTAGCGTGCCGTCCACCGGACATTCGCCCGGCGTCGTCAGGCAGCCCAGAGCCGTCTTCACACCCACCAGCGTCGGTAGCAGGCGTGCGACATCCCCGTCCGCGAGATCATTGGTCGTCGGTCGCGGCAGGCCATTGCCGTTGTTCTTGAAGCTGTTGCGGTAGACCCGCAAGCCCTCGGTGTAGAAGTCGATCTTACGGTCGGTCGGCCGGCCGGCGCCTTCCGGGAAGAGCTCGTAGCTGACGTGGAGGATGCCGCCGGTGTTGTTGTCCTCGAAGACGTTGTCGTAGACGTCGATGCGGTCGTAGGCCAGCGTGATCATGCCGCTGCCCGGAGGCACGTTGGCGACGAAGCCACCCGCGGCGAAATTGTAGGTGTTGTTCATGCGCGCGACGTTGTTGCGCATGATCGTGCGCTCGCCGTACTGCGTGAGATTGTCGAGATCGTAGATCAGGAAGCCGCCGGTGTTGCACTCGGCCAGGTTGCCGCTGTACTCGCCGTGACGAACGTTCTCGATCTCAAAGCCGAAGACGTTGTAGACCGCGCGGCTGTCGCGAATGATCGCGGTCGAGGTCTGACCGACGTAGATGCCGGCATCGGAGGCGCCAATGGACTCCGATTCCTCTACGAGAATGTTCTGCGACTTCACCGGGTAGATGCCATAACGGCCCGCCTTCTCGCTCGGCGTGTAGTCCGGCGAGGTCGTATCGCCACCCAGATTGTTCTCGGGCGCACGCGGATCCTGCGTCGGCGGGTCGGTACAGGCGACGTTCATCGGCGTGTCCTCGCCCTGGTAATTCTCGGCGCTGAGTGGGGTCTCAGACTGCGCGCCACCACCGGAAGACCAGAAGGTGCGGACATTGCGCAGCGTGCCGTGATCGACGCTGCGCAGCTCGATGCCGTTGCCGGCTGGGTCGGCGACGGTCAGATCCTTGATGGTGATGCCGCGCGCGCTGTTGATCAGGATGCCCTCGACGCCGCTGCTGTTGCGGAAGGACAGCACCGTCTCGTCCGGGCCGCAACCGCTGATGGTCACCGCCTCGGTGTGGGTCAGGAGCAGGGTCTGATCAATGGCGAAGAAGCCGCAGTCGAAGCGGATGGTGTCGCCGGGCCGGGCGCTGATGAAGGCCTCCACCGCATCGAAGGTGGCGCGGTCACCGGGCTCGATGAGGAATTCCCGGCCCTCGGCGGCAGGCGGCTGCGGCGAGCCGTCGCCCGACCCGCTGCCGACACTTTCGCTGCTGCCCCCGCAGGCGGCCAACAACGCCGCACCCAAAACGATCACCCCGAACTTCCGCCACGTCTGCATTGCTTTTCCCCTGGCCGGCTGCTTGCGCCGTGCCTCGTAATCGGTCTAGAGATCAAGATAGCAACGCTTGGGGGTCCGCGATAGCAGGCGCGTGTCGCAATTTCTCAGTAGGCGACGGTACTCAGCGCCCGCCAACCGTGCCAAACTGATCAGCGATGCGCATCCACTGTGCCGAGGAAACGATGATCAAGCGTGCTCCCCACCTTCTCGCAGCCATGCTGGCATCCGGCCTCGCCGGATGCATGACCACCGACGCGACGACCCTGCCTTTCGACCTGGCCTCCACCTCCGGCGACGCAGCCAGCTCGGCCAGCAGCTCGACGGAAGGCGACGACGAAACCGCCAGCCTGCGCACGCGTCACTACGTACGCACGCAGCTTGACTGGATCGAGCGCGAGGCCGCCGGCGGCGAAGGCGAACACATCGAGACCCTCGCGGTGCTTCTCGGCGAGGAGGACCCGGGCGCTTTCGCGAGTTGGGCCCAAGCCCACCACGGGCAGCTCTTCAGCGACTTGCGCGAGCCCGAGGAACTGATCGCACGCATCGACGCGACGCGCTGAACGCCGCCGCATCAGCCGGGCCGCGCCGGCGGCCCGGTGGCGAACACTTGATCTAACCGCCGATGGAACCTTTGGCGGGCTGCCTTCGTGTACGTGAAAGAGGACAACCTCATTCACTCACGGAGAGCATCCCATGCCGAAGATTTCCAGATTCCTGCTTCCCCTGCTCGCCGCGTCCGCTGTCGCGGCCTGCGGCAGCGGTTCCGACGGCCCCAGCGCCAATGACGGAGGCGGCGGCACCGAGAGCACCGTCAACCTGGCCGTCACTGACGCGCCGGTCGATTCGCTCGCCGAAGTCAACATCCAGTTCACCGGAGTCGTTTTCAACCCCGCTGGTAACGGCGAGGACGAGGAAGGCGGCTTCATCAGCTACGACTTCGACGAGCCGCGCACCTTCGACGTGCTGGCCCTGGCCGGGGGCGACACCGAGGGCCTGCTGATCGACGAGCCGATTCCCGCCGGCGACTACGAGTGGATTCGGCTCAAGGTCAACGCCGAGCGCGGCGTCATGGACTCCTTCGTCGTCGAGGACGATGGCGGTGAAGAATCGCTATTCATCCCGAGCGGCTCGCAGCGCGGGCTGCAGTTGAATGGCCCCTTCAGCGTCAATGCCAATCAGGGCGTCTTCTACGTAGTCGACTTCGATCTGCGCAAGTCCATCAACAACCCGCAGGGCTTTCCGGACTACCGCATGAACCCGGTTCTGCGTATCGTGGAAGTCGAGGAAGCCGGCAGCATCGGCGGCAGCATTGATCCGGCGCTGCTGATCGGCACCGATTGCGACGCCGACCCCGCCACGGGCGAGGGCGCAGCGGTATACGTCTACGAGGGCAATGACGCCACGCTGGGCAGCCTCGGCTCGGACAGCGAGCCGCTGACGGCGGCACGCGTGACACTCGACATCGAGACGGGCGACTTCGTCTACACGGCCGCCTTCCTGAATGCGGGCGAGTACACCGCCGCCTTCACCTGCCAGGCGGGCCGCGACGATCCGGCCACGCAGAATGACATCCGCTTCGACGATCAGACCAATGCCACCGTTGAGGCCGGCGTCGTCACGACGGTCGACTTCGAGGCCGAACTCGTGGAGAACGAAGGGGACGGCAGCACGCCGAACGCAGAATAGCCCTCCGCCGACGTCCCCCCGTCGGCCCATGGGCGGCGACCGATGGTCGCCGCCCTTTTTTGTTTCGGGGCTATAGCACCGACGCTTTCGCTACTGTCGACAGCGTCACCGCCCTCACAAGGGTGCGCACAGCGCCGATCGTGCTACGCCGCCTTCGCGGCTTGGGCCGACCTTATCCCCTTAGCCGGTGCATGCTCACGGCTGCTTGCGGGCACCGACCAGCACGTAGTGCTGGATGTAGCGCACACGCTCGTAATACGGGCGGAGCGCGTGCTGCAACGCTTCCAGCGTGAAATCACCATGCAGGTAAGCCTCGTGCGCATAACGCGTGATGTGCCGGTAATGATTCTTCCAGCAGGCTTCGGTGGCATCTTCCAGATGATCGATGACGAGACCTGCCTCTTCGAAGAGACGCCGGTACACGTCGAGGTCCGGCACATAATTGTCGGGAACACGGCGAGCATGCTCTCTCTCAGCCGAATCGTCGACGAGAATATCGCTCAGCACGAGATAGCCGCCCGGCTTCAGGACTCGGCAGGCCTCGCGCAGGAAACGCTCGCGTGTATTGAAGTGGAAGGCCGCCTCAACGCAGACCACCGCATCGAAAGACGCGTCGGG of Algiphilus aromaticivorans DG1253 contains these proteins:
- a CDS encoding class I SAM-dependent methyltransferase, translating into MTDNPAKLAESVNAFYDEAMFGPRLLKYYAGSEYTNFGYWEAGTADAKTACDALMARLLGFIPDKKGQVLDVACGKGETTRYIARHYDEADINAINISERQLARGREIVPGARFQMMDATQLEFPDASFDAVVCVEAAFHFNTRERFLREACRVLKPGGYLVLSDILVDDSAEREHARRVPDNYVPDLDVYRRLFEEAGLVIDHLEDATEACWKNHYRHITRYAHEAYLHGDFTLEALQHALRPYYERVRYIQHYVLVGARKQP
- a CDS encoding YIP1 family protein, encoding MQNIMQRMLGAAKLDVATYEEVEKDSDATVQALGVVVLVAVATGLGSLGYVGFSGMLLGIVAAVLGWAVWAGLIWLIGTKLLAEPSTEADWGQVARTTGFAQTPGLLRIFGFIPVIGPFIVLASGIWQIVAVVIAVRSALDYTATWRAVVVVLIGWVVSMMIYMLLGVGSTATVG
- a CDS encoding lytic murein transglycosylase — encoded protein: MPSLRCLLATLLLAGCAAGPATSNAPPDREAAFSEWLEDFAAEARQAGVTAEVVDKAFGEARYLPDVIERDRHQPEFTRAIWDYLDSAVSKTRAETGRQMLAEHAEAIDAADKRYGVPGKVLVAIWGIESNFGRNFGDTATIDALATLAFEGRRQSFAERELLAALKILADGDIARQKMRGSWAGAMGHTQFLPTSFRAYAVDADGDTRRDIWGSIPDVMASTANYLAEAGWRSDEGWGVELRLPEDFDYRDADRGERRDSAQWQEAGLRTAAGGTLPAMENARVLLPAGAEGPAFLVGKNFDAILRYNNATSYALAVGLLADRIDGGDGIGDPWPREQEALSRDEIETMQRLLNARGFDVGKPDGLAGPRTRSGLREFQASIGAVPDAFPTQELLDTLQKTDRATESKP
- a CDS encoding DUF4382 domain-containing protein; this encodes MPKISRFLLPLLAASAVAACGSGSDGPSANDGGGGTESTVNLAVTDAPVDSLAEVNIQFTGVVFNPAGNGEDEEGGFISYDFDEPRTFDVLALAGGDTEGLLIDEPIPAGDYEWIRLKVNAERGVMDSFVVEDDGGEESLFIPSGSQRGLQLNGPFSVNANQGVFYVVDFDLRKSINNPQGFPDYRMNPVLRIVEVEEAGSIGGSIDPALLIGTDCDADPATGEGAAVYVYEGNDATLGSLGSDSEPLTAARVTLDIETGDFVYTAAFLNAGEYTAAFTCQAGRDDPATQNDIRFDDQTNATVEAGVVTTVDFEAELVENEGDGSTPNAE
- a CDS encoding DUF3015 family protein gives rise to the protein MRIHCAEETMIKRAPHLLAAMLASGLAGCMTTDATTLPFDLASTSGDAASSASSSTEGDDETASLRTRHYVRTQLDWIEREAAGGEGEHIETLAVLLGEEDPGAFASWAQAHHGQLFSDLREPEELIARIDATR
- a CDS encoding parallel beta-helix domain-containing protein yields the protein MQTWRKFGVIVLGAALLAACGGSSESVGSGSGDGSPQPPAAEGREFLIEPGDRATFDAVEAFISARPGDTIRFDCGFFAIDQTLLLTHTEAVTISGCGPDETVLSFRNSSGVEGILINSARGITIKDLTVADPAGNGIELRSVDHGTLRNVRTFWSSGGGAQSETPLSAENYQGEDTPMNVACTDPPTQDPRAPENNLGGDTTSPDYTPSEKAGRYGIYPVKSQNILVEESESIGASDAGIYVGQTSTAIIRDSRAVYNVFGFEIENVRHGEYSGNLAECNTGGFLIYDLDNLTQYGERTIMRNNVARMNNTYNFAAGGFVANVPPGSGMITLAYDRIDVYDNVFEDNNTGGILHVSYELFPEGAGRPTDRKIDFYTEGLRVYRNSFKNNGNGLPRPTTNDLADGDVARLLPTLVGVKTALGCLTTPGECPVDGTLGVRGGHIVFDGLFDEYDPDCPYPVDANGDPVPEEENFPGKPRHTDSDPNPECHYNAYKFDTSQEDNPRKVPIFFPSCIDDSNTFSDDSLTYTNFHGLRGLEAALALLDENPLGTLLDPTTLQAILTGVPQLAADLDMSVHDCEARFGETLEPIEPVVIPPFEPSGDFDPAPSPEQVATLCEADVSAGEVNFDAAPVNCPRLDHYNLFADPEDPTSEPNGRGFPFVLNTKLFSDYAVKYRVAYMPPGTRATYKAPGADQPTGSIVFPVGTIIAKTFSFVADASEEHIETRLIIKRESSEGTLRWDGIPYVWESDGNGGRVATLQMSGREGIAVEWDYENVESGVRHSGSTDNYSVPTANQCLSCHANNDLEAGSPPIGPKVRNLNRAYRSESMVVTDQGRHPIAGNNQIAWMCDNDLMTGCPDDLGVDPISQVATNLEHVPRFNIPGDAGHPAGSDADIEARTRAWLEVNCQHCHNPRGFAANTGYYLDVFRQVDQSYGICKGPTAAGTEGSGGRTVDVKPGDADGSILAYRNGPEADTPAAQMPPIARSVVHSEAHALLRQWINDVVVADDERYPGSESCAD